One window of the Cryptomeria japonica chromosome 7, Sugi_1.0, whole genome shotgun sequence genome contains the following:
- the LOC131060498 gene encoding trifunctional (S)-stylopine synthase/(S)-nandinine synthase/(S)-canadine synthase-like: MISSPYNEHWTKLRKVLHNNVLSPVHVALQSSSHQEAANKLINKLEKEMKEKNGVVRPFHAFKMMGMSFMAHLCFGLDFQDENFLSKLEEFIEEDINLTQDADVFLDSFPPARFFVPSSIRTERKWKSLRADVLRLLVPLIRFARSYRKYFKRSAPSSFLNSLLSIDEGEEGEDKSKLSDEEIAFSMYELCLLAVDNTSTTIEWALAYLITNPQVQERAYHEISQAAQEGNGGLFGLEDLRKLPYLQSVVKETLRKESIAPLGVIYQTEKECKVMGITIPAKSAVLFNLHSVSNDPEVWEEPEEFRPERFLGKNEVRMTFLPFGAGRRVCAGR; this comes from the coding sequence ATGATTAGTTCTCCCTACAACGAGCACTGGACTAAGCTCAGGAAGGTTCTGCACAACAATGTTCTCAGCCCCGTCCACGTTGCACTTCAGAGCTCTTCCCACCAGGAAGCTGCGAATAAACTCATCAACAAActggaaaaagagatgaaagagaagaaTGGTGTGGTGAGGCCCTTTCATGCCTTCAAAATGATGGGGATGAGTTTTATGGCCCACTTATGCTTTGGCTTGGACTTTCAAGACGAGAATTTTTTGTCCAAGCTGGAAGAATTCATTGAAGAAGATATTAATCTGACTCAAGATGCAGATGTGTTTCTGGATTCATTTCCTCCTGCTCGTTTCTTTGTTCCTTCATCAATCAGAACGGAAAGAAAATGGAAGTCTCTGAGAGCTGATGTTCTCCGTCTCCTGGTGCCTTTAATCCGATTTGCTCGCAGTTATAGAAAATACTTTAAGCGAAGTGCTCCGAGTAGTTTCTTGAACTCTTTACTATCCATTGACGAAGGGGAGGAAGGTGAAGACAAGTCCAAGTTATCCGATGAAGAAATAGCTTTCAGTATGTATGAGCTGTGCCTTCTTGCAGTAGACAACACATCTACGACCATTGAATGGGCGCTGGCTTACCTGATAACCAATCCTCAAGTCCAAGAGAGGGCTTATCATGAGATTAGCCAAGCAGCGCAGGAAGGAAATGGTGGGTTGTTCGGCTTAGAGGATTTGAGGAAGCTGCCGTACTTGCAAAGTGTGGTGAAGGAAACGTTGAGAAAAGAATCAATTGCGCCACTTGGGGTTATTTACCAGACGGAAAAGGAGTGTAAGGTGATGGGCATCACCATACCTGCAAAGTCAGCAGTCCTTTTCAATCTACATAGCGTGTCGAATGATCCTGAGGTGTGGGAAGAGCCGGAGGAGTTCAGACCTGAGAGATTTTTGGGGAAGAATGAGGTGAGAATGACATTTCTTCCGTTTGGAGCAGGAA